In Pseudomonas sp. Q1-7, the genomic window CGCCCTGCTGCTCAACGGCCTACTGGTGACCGCCTATGCCCTGGACGGCCTGGCCCACGCGGTGGAAGCCCTGTGCGGCCACGCCATCGGCGCGAGGGACCGCACCGGCCTGCGCCGTGCGCTGCTGGTGTCCGGCGGCTGGTCGCTGATCGCGAGCCTGGGTTTTGCCCTGTTCTTCCTTCTCGGTGGCCGGCTGTTCATCGACCTGCAGAGCGACATCGCCGAGGTGCGCGCGGTGGCCCACGTCTACCTGCCCTACCTGGCGGCACTGCCCCTGGTGGCGGTCTGGAGCTACCTGCTGGACGGCCTGTTCATCGGCGCCACCCGCGCCCGCGAAATGCGCGATGCCATGCTGGTGGCGGTGGTGCTTAGCCTGCCGCTGGGATGGGGGCTACAGTTTCTCGGCAATCATGGGCTCTGGCTGGCCTTCCTCGCCTTCATGCTGCTGCGCGGGCTGAGCCTGGGCGCCATGGCCGGGCGCCTGCAACGGCGCGACGCCTGGTTCGCCGCACGATAACGACAACGAAACCTGATGACCTGAAGGAGTTTCCATGGGACAAGCCGTCGCCGCCTACCTGCACATTCTCTCCATCTTCGCGCTCTTCGCCCTGCTCGTCCTGGAGCACCGCCTGTTCAAGCTGCCCCTGGACCTGGAGCGCGCCCGCAGCCTGGTGCGTATCGACCTCGCCTACGGCCTGGCCGCCGGCGCGGTCCTGGCCACCGGCCTGGCGCGGGTGATCTGGTACGGCAAGGGCCTGGACTACTACCTCGCCAACTCGATGTTCCACGCCAAGATGGGCCTGTTCGTGCTGATCGCCCTGCTCTCCGGCTTCCCCACCTTCGTCTTCCTCAATTGGCGCAACGCGCTGAAGGCCGGCCAGGTGCCCCAGGTCAGCCCCGGCAAGGCCCGGGCGGTGATCATGGTGATCCGTCTGGAGCTGCTGCTGGCGCTGCTGCTGCCGCTGTTCGCGGTGCTGATGGCGCGCGGATATGGCGTGATTGGCGGCTGAACCCGGCGGCGAGTACACATTCACGTTCGTGGGGCGTGGACTTGCCTTTGCCCCGCTTTAAGGGGGTATCTCGGGGCAGGCGGCCAGATCGTGGCCCAACACGCCGCACACCGCTAGGCTTCGCAGGCTCAGCACCAGCCTACGAAATGCCTTCGCATACGCCTCGCAGCCCGCACGCATCACAGGCAGCGCCGGTGACGCATGGCCACGCCCCACGGACGTGGCTTCCCACGTTAAAAGGAATTCGCCCCTGCTACAGGACCACATCGGGGAAGGGTTCGGGGGCGAACACCGGGTTGAAGGAGAGCCGCTCGCGGGCCTGGGTCAGGGCCGCGGCCACCGCGTCCTCGCCGTCGGCCAGGCCCTGCAGGTGGATGAACTCCACATGGTGCAGGCCGATGATGCCCAGCACGTGGCGCAGGTAGGGCGAGAGGAAGTCCATCTGCTTGGCCTTGGCCCCCAGGTAGTGCCCGCCCGAACTCAGCACCACGAAGGTGGGCCGATCCTCCAGCAGGCCGTCGCGCCGGCCGTTGTGGATCTCGAAGGTGCGGTGGATGCGCACCACGTAGTCCAGCCAGAGCTTCAATACCGCCGGCACCATGTAGTTGTGCATGGGGGTGGAGATCAGCAGGTAATGGCTGCGTTCCAGCTCGCCGATCAACTGCTCGGACAGGGCGAAATGCTCGTCGGCGCTATCCGACTTGCCCACCACCGCTTCGGCATAGCCGGCCCACAGGGGCGGCAGCGGCTCGCGCACCAGGTTGCGGACGATCACCTCGGCCTTGGGGTGGATGCGCCGGGCCATTTCCCGGGCCAGTTGGCCTCCGGGCGAGGCCAGGTCGTTGGGGCTGCATTCGAGCAGAAGGACGCGCGGCATGGGGAACTCCCGACAGGTTGAGAACGGCTGGCGGAAATGAAAGCGCCGGACGGGAGATTTTGCCAGGGGGTTGGTCGGGTCGCCCCACGTTGCCTGGTAATCGCTCCTACAGTCGTAGGGTGGAAATCGCTTTTCATTTCCACCATTCGGCGTCTGGCCAGACCACCGACGGTGGACCGATGAAGCGTGCTCCACCCTACGGCTTCGCAAGCTCGAATGAAAAGCCCGGCGCGGGGCCGTAATGCTGTTCACATAAGAAGTAACGGGACTCGATCAGTCCCCTCGCCCCTTTGGGGAGAGGGTTAGGGAGAGGGGGGGAAACGACTGTTTCGCAGGGATTTCAACCCTCTCCCCCAGCCCCTCTCCCATAAATGGGAGAGGGGAGCGAGTCATGCGCGCTTAAGTGAACAGTATTACGGCGCGGGGCCGGGCTTGTTCATTCGTCGTGCTGTCAGGAAGACAGATACGAGGAGCGGGTCAGCCCCAGGCGCAGGGCATCGATGTACTGCGTGCGCTCGCGCGGGCTGAGCTTGGCGCTGGCCACCTTGTCGCGGTAATGCGCCATCAGTTCCTCGGGGGACAGGTGCACGTAGCGCAGCATGTCTTCGATGGTGTCGTGGGTCTCGATGCCGGCGTGGTACACGCTGCCATCGTCGTGCTGGTAGACGTTCACCGAGTCGGTGTCGCCGAACAGGTTGTGCATGTCGCCGAGGATTTCCTGGTAGGCGCCCACCAGGAACACGCCCAGCAGGTAGTCCTCGCCGTCGCGCACTTCGTGCACCGGCATGCTGGTCTCGATGCTCTGCTCGTCGACGTACTGGTTGATCTTGCCGTCGGAGTCGCAGGTCAGGTCCTGCAGCACGGCGCGGCGCAGGGGTTCCTCGTCCAGACGGTGCAGCGGGATGATCGGCAGCACCTGGCCGATGGCCCAGGTGTCCGGCAGGCTCTGGAACACCGAGAAGTTGCAGATGTACTTCTCCGCCAGCTTGTCGTTCAGTTCGTCGAGCACCTGGCGGTGGGAACGCTGGCGTGCCTTGAGCTGGTTGTGCAGGCGGCGGCAGATGGCGAAGTAGGCCTGCTCGGCCAAGGCCTTTTCGGCGAGCGACAGCTTGCCTTCGGCGTACTGGGCCGCGGCGTCGCTCATGTAGTGAGTGGCGCGCCAGTAGGTCTCGGTGACCATTTCGGCGTCGGTCGGGCCGAGCAGTTCGGCCAGCCAGCGGACGATCTCCGGCTGCTCCTCCAGGTTGGCGAACTTCGGCACTTCGTCGTTGTGGCGCTCGACGTCGGTCACCTGCATCACCAGCACGGCATGGTGCGCGGTCATGGCGCGGCCGCTCTCGGAGAAGATGTGCGGGTGCGGCAGGCCCTGGGCGTCGCAGAACTCCTTGAGCATGCCCACCACCACGCTGGCGTAGTCGTCCATGTCGTAGTTGATCGAGCTGGCATTGCGCGAGTGGGTGCCGTCGTAGTCCACGCCAAGGCCGCCGCCGACGTCGATGTGGTCCACCGGCAGACCGAGGTTGCGCAGCTCGGCGTAGTAGCGGATGGCTTCCTTGAAACCGTGCTGGTAGTCGGCCAGGTTGGCGATCTGCGACCCCATGTGGAAGTGCAGCAGGCGCACGCCCTGGTCAAGGCCGGCCTTGCGGAAGCGCTCGACCACCGAGAGGATCTGCGCGGCGGAGAGGCCGAACTTGGATTTCTCGCCGCCGGTGTCGGCCCACTTGGACGAGGCCAGGGACGACAGGCGCACGCGCAGGCCCACCTGGGGCGCGACCTTGAGTTCGGCGGCGACGTCGATGACGTACTCCACCTCGGCTTCCTTCTCGATGACGATGAAGACGTTGTGGCCGAGCTTCTGGCCCATCAGCGCCAGGCGGATGAACTCGCGGTCCTTGTAACCATTGCAGACGATGGTGCCGCCCTTCGGCGCCAGCGCCAGCACGGCCAGCAGCTCGGGCTTGGAGCCGGCCTCCAGGCCGATGGAGACGTTCTGGGTGGCGATGATGTTTTCCACCACCGCTTCCTGCTGGTTGACCTTGATCGGGTACAGCGCGGTGTAGCGGCTCTGGTACTCCAGGCGCGCGATGCTGGCGTCGAAGGCGCCGGTCAGCTGACGCACGCGGTCCTGCAGGATGTCGGGGAAGCGCACCAGCAGCGGCAGGGAAAGGCCGGCTTCGCGCAGGTCGCCGATGAGGTCGAAGAAGTCCACCGGCGAGCTGCCGGCGCCACGCGGACGCACTTCAACGCGGCCCGCCTCGTTGATTGCGAAATAGCCGGCCCCCCAATGGCGAATGCCATAGACACTGCGGCTGTCGGCCACGGTCCAGCTGGTGCCATCGTCCTTGCGCGTGCGTCGTGCAGACATCGATTTCCCCCTATGGGATAGAAAAGCGCCACGCCCGCCGGGTCAGGCCGGGGGCTTGGACAGGTTAATTCGGTCGTGTGACGTTGGAGTGTTGACCGCCGCAATGACGGTCAGTTTAGAAAGCCGTGGCTCAGCCGCCGGATTTCTTGGCCTTGAAGCCGCGCTTGGCGAGTTCTTCAAGCAACAGGTCCACGTGGTCGCCCTGGATCTCGATCACGCCGTCCTTCAGGGCTCCACCGGTTCCGCAACGACGCTTGAGCGCGCTGGCCAGCTCCTTCAGCTCATCGCCGGCCAGCGGCACGCCACTGACGGTGGTGACGGTCTTGCCGCCACGACCTTTGGTTTCGCGGCGCACACGGGCAATGCCGTCGCCGGCCGGCACGCTGGCTTGCTGGCAGATGCAGGCATCGATGGGCTGGCGGCATTCCGGGCAGTGCCGGCCGCTGTCGGTGGAGTACACCAGGCCGCCGAGGGCGGCAAAGGACGAAGCTTTCTTGACCACCGGCTTTCCTCGTAGGGGTCAGGATAGCGACTGGTCGGCGGGGCGCCGACCGCGAAGCCCCACTCTGGCAGGGGCAGCGCTGCCTGGCCGGGAGGCCAGGGTTGAAAGGCGGCGAAATTTAGCAGCATTCGCGGCGAATGCTAAGTACGAAAATGCGCCATTGACCGACAGATTGGCGACCTCGTTCGGCATCCCGCACGAAAAGGTCCGGGATATTGCACAAACCCGCACCCGGCGCGGGTTTGGGTGGGGTGATTCAAGCCATCGAGCGCAATCGGCAGTCTGGGCAAGAACTGCTTTTACTGTGGGGGCGAATTCATTCGCCAAGCAGGCCGAAGGGCTGCCCTTGTGTGCCCACTGGGGCCTGCTACGCAGTCCTTGGCGATTGAAATCGCCCCCACAAGGTCAGTAACCGGCGGAGTTACGTCAGCGACGCCAGGTACAGCTTCAGCGCCTTGAGGGAGTCCGGGCAGCAGGGGCTCAGGGCGAACGCCTTGTCCACCGTCATGAAGCGCGCTTCCAGAACCTCTTCCGGCTGCAACTTCAGCGGCGCATCGGAGACGGCGGAGAACACCGCCCCCCAGAGGCGGTTGCCCGGCTCGTCGAAATAGAAGCGCCCATGCTCGCGTAGCGGAACCCCGCCGATGCCGAGTTCCTCTTCCAGTTCACGGGCAGCGGACAGGGCGTAGTCCTCGCCTTCCTGCACCATGCCACCGGCGGCCACGTCCCAGTAGCCCGGATAGAGCGCCTTGCTCAGGGTGCGGCGATGCACGCAAAGCTCGCCGGCGGAGTTGAACAGCAGGATGAAGGTGCCGCGTGAGATCAGTCCACGCTCGCGCAGTTCGGCACGCGGCAGGCCGCCGAGGGGGCGATCCTGCTCGTCGACCCAGGTCACCCGTTCGGCGTCGGAGGCGGCGCGGTGGGCCGCCTCGCGTTCGTCGATGGCCATCAGCCCTGCTCCAGCAGTTGGCGCAGGTCGATCACCGCGGCGTTGGCGCGGGAGATGTAGTTGGCCATCACCAGCGAATGGTTGGCCAGCACGCCGTAGCCACTGCCGTTCAGCACCATGGGGCTCCACAGGGGCTCCTGGGCGGCCTCCAGTTCGCGGATGATCTGGCGCACGCTGATGGTGGCGTTCTTCTTCGCCAGCACGTCGGCGAAGTCCACCTCGATGGCGCGCAGGATGTGCGACAGCGCCCAGGCCTGGCCACGGGCTTCATAGAAGACGTTGTCGATCTGCAGCCAGGGCGTCTCGACGATTTCTTCGCTCACGGCGGGCACCTGGCCGGTGACGGCGGCCGCTTCCGGGCTGATGTCGCTGTTCAGGCGCACCCGGCCGACGCTGGCGGAGAGGCGCTGGGAGAGCGAACCGAGACGGGTGGCGACGTCACCCAGCCAGTTGTTCAGGTTGTCGGCGCGGCTGTAGAACTGCGCGGGCTGGTTGGGGTTGGCCAGGCGGGCCAGATAGCGATCCAGGGAACGAATGCCTTCCTGGTACTCCGACTCGGACGCTGGCAGCGCCCAGCTCTTGTTGTCGAAGTTGAAGCGCGGTTCCGCCCGGGCCAGGTCCGGGTCCTCGGTGGATTGCGACTGGGAGCGGGCGAAGTCCTTGCGCAGGGCCCGGGACAGGTCGCGTACCTGAACCAGCACGCCGTATTCCCAACTGGGCATGTTGTCCAGCCAGAGACCGGGCGGGGCAAGGTCGTTGGACAGGTAGCCGCCGCTCTTGTCGAGCAGGGTCTGGGCCACGGTCTTGAGAGTTTCCACCGTGGTGTAGCCGCTGACCATCTGGCGGCCGGCGCGCTCGGCGTGCTCCTGCGCGTTCTGCTGCACGGAGAAAAGATCGGGCTCGCGGCTCCAGTACCAGCCCACCACCAGGCAGGCCAGCAGGTAAATCACCAGCAGACTGCCGAGGGCACGGCTCAGCCAGATACCGCCGAGGTAGCTGCGCACATCGTCAACCGAGTCATCGACGCGCTCGCGCGCCTCGCCCATACGTTTCTTCCAGTCCAGCATGGCAGTGTCCTTCGAATTTCGATCAGCACGGAAAGGTTCGACCCACATTCGCCCCGGGCGTTGCGGCCGAGTCCAGCACTATAAGGGATGCGCGTGCGCCGCGCAGTGTCCACGCGCCCAACCATCCACCGGTTCCGGCGCCGGCATCGGCGCCCGGGCCCGCGGCTGCCGGAACCCGTCTGAATTTTTCTGGCGAAAGCGGGACAAATGGCACTGGCGTACCGGCTACAAGGTGATAGCATGGAGCCACCATCTAGATCGTCTCCAGGCGACACCTCCGGCCATGACCGAGCACGAAGATCCCACCCGCGATCGACTCAAGCACCACTTCGCCCAGCGAGTCATCAACCAGGCGCGGCACGTGCTGGAAATCTGGCAGCGCCTGCAACGCAGCGAGTGGAACACGGCGTGCATGAGCGAGCTGGCCGAGGCCAGCCTCTACCTGCAGCGCTACGCCGAACGCTTCGAGCAGCCTGAACATACACGCCTGGCGCTGGCTATCGGCGATTGCCTGCGCGGCGTGGAGGAAAATCGGGGGCGACTGTCCAGCGACCTGATCACCGAGCTCAGCCTGTTGATGCAGCGCCTGTCGCGCACCGGACTGCGCCACGGCGACCAGTTCGAGCAGACCTTTCTGCCCCCCTTGCGCAAACCGGTGTACCTGGCGCTGCAAAGCGAGGACCGCGCCGAGCGCCTGACCCAGCAACTGGAGTTCTTCGGCCTCAACGCCCAGCTCTGCGACAGCGCCAACGCCTTCCGCTCGGCGATGGCCGAGCGGCATCCGTCGGCCATCGTGCTGGAGGTGGATTTTTCCGGCCCCGGCCAGGGCCTGGAACTGGCCCGCGAAGCCCAGCAGGGCCTGGAGCAGAAGCTGCCGGTCATATTCTTCAGCCATGAAGAAGCCGATGCGCCGACCCGCCTGTCCGCCGTGCGCGCGGGCGGCCAGGAGTTCTTCACCGGTGCCCTGGATGCGTCCAGCCTGCTGGAAAAGCTGGAAACCCTGACCCGCACCGCCCACTACGATCCCTTCAAGGTGCTGGTGGTGGACGACTCCCGCGCCCAGGCCACCCACACCGAGCTGGTCCTCAACTCCGCCGGCATCGTCACCCGTGTCATCACCGAGCCGGTGCAGGCCCTGCAGGCCCTGTCCGAATTCCAGCCGGACCTGATCATCCTCGACATGTACATGCCCGAATGCCTGGGCACCGAACTGGCCAAAGTGATCCGCCAGCACGAGCGCTATGTCAGCGTGCCGATCATCTACCTGTCGGCCGAGGACGACCTGAACAAGCAGCTGGACGCCATGAGCGAGGGCGGCGACGACTTCCTCACCAAACCGATCAAACCGCGCCACCTGATCGCCACCGTGCGCACCCGTGCCAAGCGCGCGCGCAGCCTCAAGGCGCGCATGGTGCGCGACAGCCTCACCGGCCTGTTCAACCACACCCACACCCTGCAGTTGCTGGAAGACGCCAGCTCCCGGGCGCGCCGGGACGGCAAGCCGCTGTGCTTCGCCATGCTCGACATCGACCATTTCAAGAAGGTCAACGACACCTACGGCCACCCCATGGGCGACCGGGTGATCAAGAGTCTTGCCCTGTTCCTCAAGCAGCGCCTGCGCAAGACCGACCATATCGGCCGCTACGGTGGCGAGGAATTCGCCGTGGTGCTGCCCGATACCGACCTGGAAGCCGCGCAACGGGTGCTGGAGGAGATCCGCCGGCGCTTCGCCGAAATCCGCTACCCGGCACAGCCCCACGACCTCAGCTGCACCTTCAGTTGCGGCATCGCCCAACTGCACGACGGCCTGGACATCAACCAGTTGTCCAAGCAGGCGGACGAAGCGCTCTATCTCGCCAAGCACAGCGGCCGCAACCGCGTCGAACTGTTTCGCGACTGACGTCCACGGTCACGGGACTGTCATCAAACAGCAATATCATCTGGCCATCCCCCGTGCACCCGCTCCCGGCCCAGCAGGACCGTGGACCGGCAAAGCAGTCCGACGAGGAAGCGATGCGCCTGAAACTGCTCACCAACCTGATCACCCTGTTGCTGGTCACCGTGTGCCTGGCTCTGGGGGCCACCCTCTGGTGGTCGCAGCGGGCACTGGAACGCCCCTATCAACTGATGGAGCAGTACCTGGAAGTCGCCCAGCGCTTCCGCACCGACGTGGCGGACAACGTCCAGGCCTACCTCGCCAGCGGCGATGCCCTGCGCCACAGCGCCGCCAGCCAAGGCATCGACGACCTGGAACAGCACCTCGGCCAGCTTCCCGACGGGTTCACCCGCGACCTGCTGCCCAGCTTCAACGAACTGCGCGAATTCACCCGTGGTGAACTGCTGGCGGCCGGCAAGCTGGCTGGCGACCCGCAGGGCCTGCTGATCCAGGCCGAGCGGGAAATCGCCGGCGCCCTCGACCAGCTCGCCCAGTACGCCGACTCGGCCGGCACGCCGGCGGCCGTCGATTATCGCGCGCCGTTGTTTGCCGCCGCCCAGCACCTCAATCGCCTCAGCCTGGCCCGCGCCAAGCTGGTGGAAAGCGGCCGCGACGAGCTGGCCGCCGACGTCGAGCGCGAGCTGGAAGCCCTGGGTCGCGACAGCGCAGCCCTCGACGCGCTGCCGCTGCTCGGCGTGGCCGACAGCAGCAGTTCCGCCGCCGACGACTTCGCCGCCCTGATGGGCCTGGAAAGCAGCAGCGAATCCAGCCAGGCGGAGGACCGTGGCGTCGCCCTCAAGCGCGAGCTGGCCGGCCTGCTCAAGCGCTACCCCGGCGAACTGGCGCGCACCCGCGAATTGATCCAGCTGCGCGCCGGGCTGGCCGACACCACTCGCCAGCGGATCGATGCCTTGCAATCAGCCCTGGCCGCCCTGGAGCCCGTGGTACGGGCCGAGCACAGCCGCATCCAGGCCGAAGTGCGCGTGATGCAGGGGCTGATGATCGGCCTGATCCTGCTCATCGCCCTGTGCATCGACCGCATCCAGCGCCGCCTGACCCAGGTCCTCGGACGTCTCGTCGCGGCCCTTGGCGCCTGGGCCGCCGGCGACTTCAGCCGGCCCATCGTGCTCGAATCGAGCATCCACGACCTGCGCCGCATCGAGGACTCCCTCAACCGCCTGCGCGACTACCTCGGCGAACTGGTGGGCACCATCCGCCAACACGCCGAACAGGTCGCCGGCAGCAGCAGCGCCCTGGCCGACCTCAGCAACGGCCTGCACGCCGGCGCCGAGCACCAGGCCGGCGGCACCGCGCAGATCCGCGATGCCCTGGGCGAGCTGGAAGCCACCATCCAGCAGGTGGCCGGCGACGCCAGCCTGGCCGCCGACGCCAGCCGCGACGCCGGGCGTGCCGTGGAACAGGGTCAGGGCGTGATCGACCAGAGCCTGGCCGGCCTGCACCAATTGGTGAGCGAAGTGCAGAACAGCGCCCAGTCGGTGGAGCGCCTGGCCGAGGAAACCGAAACCATCGACAAGGTGCTGACGGTGATCCGCGCCATTGCCGAGCAGACCAACCTGCTGGCGCTGAACGCCGCCATCGAGGCGGCCCGTGCCGGCGAGATGGGCCGCGGCTTCGCCGTGGTGGCCGAGGAAGTGCGCTCCCTGGCCCAGCGCACCACCGGCGCCACCAGCGAGATCCAGCAACTGATCGCGCGCCTGCAGCAGGCGGCCCGGCAATCGGTGGAGGCCATGCGCGTCCAGGTGAAGCACGCCGAAGCCAGCGCCGAGCAGGCCGCCGCCGCCGATGGCGCCCTGGTGGAGGTGGTCAGCGCCATTCGCACCATCGCCAGCATGGCCGAACGCATCGCCGACGCCACCGCCCAGCAGAGCGGCACCGTCAGCGAAATCCGCGACCACAGCGAGCAGATCCACCAGTTGGGCGGCGACAACCTGACGCGCATCGGCGAAAGCCGCAGCCAGGGCGAGCGCCTGCTGCAGCTCGGCGGCCAACTGCATACGGCGGTGAAAGCCTTCCGCGTCTGAGTGACGGGCGCGACCTATTGTCGCGCCGGCTTTCCTCCGCGGGACCTCGACCTTTCACGCCCTGGACAAAACCGCTTACAGCCCGGCGCCTGCAGGAACGCCTAAAGGTCCGCTATGATGCGGACATTTCCACCCAAGAGATTTCCATGCGCCGCCTGCTGAGCCTGATCCTGCTGCTGGTGGCCCTGCCCGCCGGCGCAGGGTTGCTGGACAACCGACCGAATCCGACCCTGGGTGCCCCCCTCAATAACAGTGGCGACTTCCTGCCGGTGCGCGAAGCCTTTCGCCTCAGTCTGGCGGAGAGCACGCCCACTTCGGTGAAGCTGCGCTTCACCAATGCCGAGGGCTACTACCTCTATCGCCATCGCTTCCAGTTCCGCGCCGAACCGGCCGACAGCGGCCTGGGCCAGCCGGTGCTGCCGGCGGGCAAGCCCAAGACGGACGAATTCTTCGGCGACGTCGAGGTGTACTACGGCGTACTGGACATCGACCTGCCGCTGGACCCGGCGCGCACGGCCCCCAGCGCACTGCGGGTGACCTACCAGGGCTGCGCCGACAAGGGCCTGTGCTATCCGCCGGAAACCGAAGTACTGCAGCTGGCTGGCGGAGCCGCCAGCAGCGGCAACGGCGCAGTCGGCAGCGCCGGCGGCGGCGTCTGGAGCTGGCACGAGCTGGCGCTGTTCTTCCTCGCGGGCCTGGGCCTGACCTTCACGCCCTGCGTACTGCCGATGCTGCCGATCCTGTCCGGCGTGGTGCTGCGCGGCCAGGCGGGCGGCGGACGCGGCTTGGTGCTGTCGCTGGCCTACGTGCTGCCAATGGCCGCCTGCTTCGCCCTGCTGGGGGCGCTGATGGGCGTGTTCGGCGCCGAACTCAACCTCCAGGCGCGGCTGCAATCGCCCTGGGTACTGGTACCCTTCGCCGGCTTCTTCACCCTCTTCGCCCTGGCCATGTTCGGCCTCTACGAACTGCGCCTGCCGCGCTTCATCAGCGGCCCGCTGGACAGCCTGGCCGGCAGCGCCAAGGGTGGCTCGATCTGGAGCGCCGCCCTGCTCGGCGTCCTCTCCAGCCTGCTGGTTTCCCCCTGCGTGTCCGCCCCCCTGGCCGGTGCCCTGCTCTATATCAGTGCCAGCGGCGATGCCCTGGGCGGCGGCCTGAAACTCTTCGCCCTGGGCCTGGGCATGGGCGCCCCACTGGTGCTCTTCGCGACCGGCGGCGGTGCACTGCTGCCCAAGGCCGGAGCCTGGATGGTCGCCGTGCGCAACGCCTTCGGCGTGCTGCTCCTGGCGGTGGCGGTGTGGATGCTCGAACGGGTCCTGCCCGGCCCGCTCGCGCTGGGCCTGTGGGGCCTGCTGGCGGGCGGCGTGGCGCTGTTCCTCGGCGCCCTGGAATTCACCCCCAAGGCACCGCGCGAACGCCTGGCCCAACTGGGCGGGCTGGTGCTGCTGGTGTACGCCGTGGCAGCCTGGTCCGGCGCACTGAAAGGCGAGTCCGACCCCCTGCGCCCCCTGGGCCGCACGCACCTGGTTGGTGCGCCCACGGCGCAACCGGCCGCCGGGGAATGGCAAACCATCAAGACGCCGGCGGAACTCAGCGGCCTCCTCGCCGAAGCCAGGGGCTCTGGCCAGCAGGTGTTGCTGGACTGGTATGCCGACTGGTGCATTAGTTGCAAGGTGATCGAACGTGAAGTCCTCACCGCCACGGAGGTTAGCTCGCAGCTGGGCGGCTACCGCCTGATCCGCTTCGACATGACCGAAAGCAACGCCGAGCAACGGGCGCTGCTCGATCGCTACAAGCTGTTCGGACCACCGGCCATCCTGTTCTTCGACGGCAAGGGTGACGAAATGACCGAACTGCGTGTCGTAGGTGAAGTCGATGCCAAGGCCTTCGCCGCCCGCCTGCAACAGGCGAACGCATCACGCTGACGCGAGCAACGTCATATATTTGCCGCAAACACCGGGCATCTTGTCGACTATTGTTGGCAACTGGACAGCCTTTCCGGCTATCCGGCATAGTGCCGCCTGGCCTCCAATAAGGAACAATCAGCATGGCCACCCTGCTCGTCCTGCACGGCCCCAACCTCAATCTGCTGGGAACCCGCGAACCCGACAAATACGGGGCAACGACCCTGGCCGAGATCAACCAGGACCTGGAACGGCGCGCCCGCGAAGCCGGCCATCACCTGATGCACCTGCAGAGCAACGCCGAGTACGAACTGATCGACCGGATTCACGCGGCCCGTGGTGAAGGAGTGGACTTCATCCTCATCAATCCTGCTGCTTTCACGCATACAAGTGTCGCCCTACGTGACGCATTGCTCGCAGTGAGCATCCCATTCATCGAAGTGCACCTGTCCAACGTGCACAAACGAGAACCTTTCCGCCACCACTCCTACTTCTCCGATGTTGCCGTGGGAGTGATCTGCGGTCTGGGCGCCACCGGCTACCGCCTGGCCCTGGACGCGGCACTGGAACACCTTGAACGCCCCTGACCTCACCCTTGGGAGTTGATGATTAATGGATATCCGTAAAGTCAAGA contains:
- a CDS encoding response regulator — translated: MTEHEDPTRDRLKHHFAQRVINQARHVLEIWQRLQRSEWNTACMSELAEASLYLQRYAERFEQPEHTRLALAIGDCLRGVEENRGRLSSDLITELSLLMQRLSRTGLRHGDQFEQTFLPPLRKPVYLALQSEDRAERLTQQLEFFGLNAQLCDSANAFRSAMAERHPSAIVLEVDFSGPGQGLELAREAQQGLEQKLPVIFFSHEEADAPTRLSAVRAGGQEFFTGALDASSLLEKLETLTRTAHYDPFKVLVVDDSRAQATHTELVLNSAGIVTRVITEPVQALQALSEFQPDLIILDMYMPECLGTELAKVIRQHERYVSVPIIYLSAEDDLNKQLDAMSEGGDDFLTKPIKPRHLIATVRTRAKRARSLKARMVRDSLTGLFNHTHTLQLLEDASSRARRDGKPLCFAMLDIDHFKKVNDTYGHPMGDRVIKSLALFLKQRLRKTDHIGRYGGEEFAVVLPDTDLEAAQRVLEEIRRRFAEIRYPAQPHDLSCTFSCGIAQLHDGLDINQLSKQADEALYLAKHSGRNRVELFRD
- a CDS encoding DUF2333 family protein, with the translated sequence MLDWKKRMGEARERVDDSVDDVRSYLGGIWLSRALGSLLVIYLLACLVVGWYWSREPDLFSVQQNAQEHAERAGRQMVSGYTTVETLKTVAQTLLDKSGGYLSNDLAPPGLWLDNMPSWEYGVLVQVRDLSRALRKDFARSQSQSTEDPDLARAEPRFNFDNKSWALPASESEYQEGIRSLDRYLARLANPNQPAQFYSRADNLNNWLGDVATRLGSLSQRLSASVGRVRLNSDISPEAAAVTGQVPAVSEEIVETPWLQIDNVFYEARGQAWALSHILRAIEVDFADVLAKKNATISVRQIIRELEAAQEPLWSPMVLNGSGYGVLANHSLVMANYISRANAAVIDLRQLLEQG
- a CDS encoding NUDIX hydrolase, producing the protein MAIDEREAAHRAASDAERVTWVDEQDRPLGGLPRAELRERGLISRGTFILLFNSAGELCVHRRTLSKALYPGYWDVAAGGMVQEGEDYALSAARELEEELGIGGVPLREHGRFYFDEPGNRLWGAVFSAVSDAPLKLQPEEVLEARFMTVDKAFALSPCCPDSLKALKLYLASLT
- a CDS encoding DUF2214 family protein codes for the protein MGQAVAAYLHILSIFALFALLVLEHRLFKLPLDLERARSLVRIDLAYGLAAGAVLATGLARVIWYGKGLDYYLANSMFHAKMGLFVLIALLSGFPTFVFLNWRNALKAGQVPQVSPGKARAVIMVIRLELLLALLLPLFAVLMARGYGVIGG
- a CDS encoding FMN-dependent NADH-azoreductase: MPRVLLLECSPNDLASPGGQLAREMARRIHPKAEVIVRNLVREPLPPLWAGYAEAVVGKSDSADEHFALSEQLIGELERSHYLLISTPMHNYMVPAVLKLWLDYVVRIHRTFEIHNGRRDGLLEDRPTFVVLSSGGHYLGAKAKQMDFLSPYLRHVLGIIGLHHVEFIHLQGLADGEDAVAAALTQARERLSFNPVFAPEPFPDVVL
- a CDS encoding translation initiation factor Sui1, producing the protein MVKKASSFAALGGLVYSTDSGRHCPECRQPIDACICQQASVPAGDGIARVRRETKGRGGKTVTTVSGVPLAGDELKELASALKRRCGTGGALKDGVIEIQGDHVDLLLEELAKRGFKAKKSGG
- the speA gene encoding arginine decarboxylase — its product is MSARRTRKDDGTSWTVADSRSVYGIRHWGAGYFAINEAGRVEVRPRGAGSSPVDFFDLIGDLREAGLSLPLLVRFPDILQDRVRQLTGAFDASIARLEYQSRYTALYPIKVNQQEAVVENIIATQNVSIGLEAGSKPELLAVLALAPKGGTIVCNGYKDREFIRLALMGQKLGHNVFIVIEKEAEVEYVIDVAAELKVAPQVGLRVRLSSLASSKWADTGGEKSKFGLSAAQILSVVERFRKAGLDQGVRLLHFHMGSQIANLADYQHGFKEAIRYYAELRNLGLPVDHIDVGGGLGVDYDGTHSRNASSINYDMDDYASVVVGMLKEFCDAQGLPHPHIFSESGRAMTAHHAVLVMQVTDVERHNDEVPKFANLEEQPEIVRWLAELLGPTDAEMVTETYWRATHYMSDAAAQYAEGKLSLAEKALAEQAYFAICRRLHNQLKARQRSHRQVLDELNDKLAEKYICNFSVFQSLPDTWAIGQVLPIIPLHRLDEEPLRRAVLQDLTCDSDGKINQYVDEQSIETSMPVHEVRDGEDYLLGVFLVGAYQEILGDMHNLFGDTDSVNVYQHDDGSVYHAGIETHDTIEDMLRYVHLSPEELMAHYRDKVASAKLSPRERTQYIDALRLGLTRSSYLSS